In the Setaria italica strain Yugu1 chromosome VI, Setaria_italica_v2.0, whole genome shotgun sequence genome, one interval contains:
- the LOC101765736 gene encoding uncharacterized protein LOC101765736, with translation MASPPRSTPTDDPAAPPPRSPWVILGSIPRVVQGSGGGAEAADLSLALAAPPRMSRLTVSQRVFPDRPTPKNFPFVLAADPSGLLLLSAILAAPLTRVDIDRPGHQSFHWRDSKPRYFVLDAATGSAFRLPDPRPQETIEHQALVGLVACPGGGGRYMVAELVPMFGRDKASLRCYFSDFGEWVIKSVHYPLPPRPLAPICTLAHHGRLWWVDYSWGIITADPFADDPVLRFLPLPRSCLLGYREAGGVLDMFRYVGVSAGKLRFVNTYRRGGAPNKVTVWTLPDADATEWTLEHEATFADIWADDTYKATGLQKQPPVLALIHPHNPAVVYFLLKDHLFGVDVRARKVVECDCYHLVAPPRDYPIANRFIRAWELPRAVSSGPGNWSSDISSPEPTGAPPYRPMPGDYHLVGISRMAVKQ, from the exons ATGGCGTCCCCGCCGCGCTCCACCCCCACCGacgaccccgccgccccgccgccgaggTCCCCGTGGGTCATCCTCGGCAGCATCCCGCGCGTCGTccagggcagcggcggcggagccgaggCCGCCGACCTGTCGCTCGCGCTCGCAGCGCCCCCGCGCATGTCGCGCCTGACCGTCTCCCAGCGCGTCTTCCCGGACCGCCCCACGCCGAAGAACTTCCCGTTCGTGCTCGCCGCGGACCCCTCgggcctgctcctcctctcggCCATCCTCGCCGCCCCGCTCACCCGCGTCGACATCGACCGCCCGGGCCACCAGTCCTTCCACTGGCGGGACTCCAAGCCGCGCTATTTCGtcctcgacgccgccaccggctcCGCGTTCCGCCTCCCGGACCCCCGCCCGCAGGAGACCATCGAGCACCAGGCGCTCGTCGGCCTCGTcgcctgccccggcggcggcggccgctacATGGTTGCTGAGCTCGTGCCCATGTTCGGCCGCGACAAGGCCAGCCTCCGCTGCTACTTCTCCGACTTCGGCGAGTGGGTCATCAAGAGCGTGCACTACCCGCTCCCGCCGCGGCCCCTGGCGCCGATCTGCACGCTCGCCCACCACGGCAGGCTCTGGTGGGTCGACTACTCCTGGGGCATCATCACCGCCGACCCCTTCGCCGACGACCCCGTGCTCCGCTTCCTGCCGCTCCCCCGGTCTTGCTTGCTCGGGTACAGGGAGGCCGGCGGAGTGCTGGACATGTTCCGCTACGTCGGGGTCAGCGCCGGCAAGCTGCGCTTCGTCAACACCTACCGCCGCGGAGGCGCCCCCAACAAGGTCACGGTCTGGACCCTgcccgacgccgacgccacgGAGTGGACGCTGGAGCACGAGGCCACCTTCGCCGACATCTGGGCCGACGACACCTACAAGGCCACCGGCCTTCAAAAGCAGCCCCCCGTGCTCGCGCTCATCCACCCCCACAACCCAGCCGTCGTCTACTTCTTGCTGAAGGACCACCTCTTCGGCGTCGACGTGCGTGCCCGCAAGGTTGTCGAGTGCGACTGCTACCATCTGGTGGCGCCTCCCCGCGACTACCCCATCGCCAATCGCTTCATCCGCGCTTGGGAGCTGCCGCGTGCGGTCTCCTCAG GGCCAGGGAACTGGTCGAGTGACATCAGCTCTCCTGAACCAACTGGAGCACCACCGTACCGGCCAATGCCTGGGGATTACCACTTGGTCGGCATCTCCAGGATGGCAGTCAAACAATGA